Proteins found in one Rhinolophus ferrumequinum isolate MPI-CBG mRhiFer1 chromosome 9, mRhiFer1_v1.p, whole genome shotgun sequence genomic segment:
- the PSMG4 gene encoding proteasome assembly chaperone 4, with amino-acid sequence MEGQWASAGGEVSLHNFSARLWEQLVHFHVMRLTDSLFLWVGATPHLRNLAVAMCSRYDSIPVSTSLLGDTSDTTSTGLAQRLARKTNKQVFVSYNLQNTESNFALLVENRIKEEMEAFPEKF; translated from the exons ATGGAGGGGCAGTGGGCCTCCGCGGGTGGGGAAGTGTCCCTGCACAACTTCAGCGCGAGGCTGTGGGAGCAGCTGGTCCACTTCCACGTCATGCGGCTGACGGACTCGCTCTTCCTGTGGGTGGGGGCCACACCGCACCTGCGCAACCTCGCCGTGGCCATGTGCAGCCGCTAC gaCTCCATCCCGGTGTCCACCTCTCTCCTCGGAGACACTTCCGACACGACCTCCACTGGCCTTGCCCAGCGCTTAG ccAGGAAGACCAACAAGCAGGTGTTTGTCAGCTATAACCTTCAAAACACAGAGAGCAACTTCGCATTACTTGTAGAAAACAggatcaaggaagaaatggaggctttTCCCGAAAAGTTCTAG